From the Periophthalmus magnuspinnatus isolate fPerMag1 chromosome 1, fPerMag1.2.pri, whole genome shotgun sequence genome, one window contains:
- the hand2 gene encoding heart- and neural crest derivatives-expressed protein 2, translating into MSLVSGFPHHPVMHHHDSHHYSLHAAAAAGRCHEDTGPPYFTSWLISHADMSPTDYSLAPGYSPEYHGNSSGGSTGGMDPHHHHHHHHYGPGGLVTPVNGAPVGMHHHHHAHPRPVKRRPTANRKERRRTQSINSAFAELRECIPNVPADTKLSKIKTLRLATSYISYLMDILDKDGQHGDTQAFKAELKKTEAREERRKREAVELPKTTSSSSSSSSVSDKKTKGRTGWPQHVWALELKQ; encoded by the exons ATGAGTCTGGTCTCGGGATTCCCGCACCACCCCGTGATGCACCACCACGACAGCCACCACTACTCGCTGCACGCAGCGGCAGCGGCGGGACGCTGTCACGAGGACACTGGCCCTCCGTATTTCACGAGCTGGCTGATCAGCCACGCGGACATGTCTCCGACCGATTACAGCCTCGCGCCTGGCTACAGCCCCGAGTACCATGGCAACAGCAGCGGGGGCTCCACGGGCGGCATGGACcctcaccatcatcatcatcaccaccacTACGGCCCCGGCGGCCTCGTGACCCCGGTGAACGGTGCTCCGGTCGGTATGCACCACCACCATCACGCGCACCCCCGTCCAGTGAAACGGAGACCAACGGCAAACAGGAAGGAGAGGCGGCGGACCCAGAGCATCAACTCGGCCTTTGCGGAGCTCCGAGAGTGCATTCCCAACGTGCCTGCAGACACTAAACTATCCAAAATCAAGACACTACGGCTGGCCACGAGCTACATCTCCTACCTGATGGACATACTGGATAAGGACGGCCAGCACGGAGACACGCAAGCGTTTAAAGCCGAGCTGAAGAAGACGGAGGCccgcgaggagaggaggaagagggaggcg gtgGAGTTGCCAAAAACTAcgtcctcttcttcctcctcttcctctgtgagTGATAAGAAGACGAAAGGTCGGACAGGATGGCCTCAACACGTGTGGGCTCTGGAGCTCAAACAGTAG